A part of Vespertiliibacter pulmonis genomic DNA contains:
- the exbB gene encoding tonB-system energizer ExbB, whose protein sequence is MSFFTRQVIFVVLAIFSLNLYAEVPESVSGGVVESLQEMTIQAMYQNAHPVVKGVLVILLLCSVITWTIFVFKIVQFRRGIHQLNKEQKQLQQQSSLAELNNSSSVFAKNSITLSLFSEVRDEMERSQQQCDEAFTDRVDYRLERQIQHWVYRIRYGIGVLATIGSVAPFIGLFGTVWGIMNSFIGIVNAKSTNLAVVAPGIAEALFATALGLVAAIPAVMMYNYFTRYVSYYGTLVGNLVAMLRLMVKRDISLNRLSTKGEK, encoded by the coding sequence ATGTCTTTTTTTACTCGACAGGTTATATTTGTTGTTTTAGCTATTTTTAGTCTTAATCTTTATGCAGAAGTGCCTGAAAGTGTTTCTGGTGGGGTTGTTGAATCGTTACAAGAGATGACAATTCAAGCAATGTATCAAAATGCTCACCCTGTGGTGAAAGGGGTGTTAGTTATATTATTGCTTTGTTCGGTTATTACTTGGACAATTTTCGTCTTTAAAATTGTGCAGTTTCGCCGTGGAATTCATCAATTAAATAAAGAACAAAAACAATTACAGCAACAATCATCTTTAGCTGAATTGAATAATTCTTCTTCTGTTTTTGCTAAAAATAGTATTACGCTCAGTCTATTTAGCGAAGTGCGTGATGAGATGGAACGCTCACAACAGCAATGTGATGAGGCGTTTACTGATCGAGTTGATTACCGTTTAGAGCGTCAAATTCAACATTGGGTATATCGTATTCGCTATGGCATTGGTGTATTAGCTACAATTGGCTCGGTTGCCCCTTTTATTGGCTTATTTGGAACGGTGTGGGGCATAATGAATAGCTTTATCGGCATTGTAAATGCGAAAAGCACCAATTTGGCGGTGGTTGCCCCAGGAATTGCAGAGGCTTTATTTGCAACGGCATTAGGATTGGTAGCGGCAATTCCAGCGGTAATGATGTATAACTATTTTACCCGTTATGTGAGCTATTATGGCACGTTAGTTGGTAATTTAGTTGCAATGTTACGACTAATGGTTAAACGAGATATTTCACTTAATCGATTATCTACTAAGGGGGAAAAATGA
- a CDS encoding ChaN family lipoprotein — protein MLFSSLKWVKKIALGAVLAGLMACQSLDVSQKRIFHPQTNRYLTLSEFVQEVQNTPMILLGEKHDNSIHHQAEIALFQQLYQTGKLHSVALEMLPSSQQADIDHALGLLRQTPNVSNSTVKQILPWTEKWDWSQYGDLITALSNSKVQVLGGNLDRSEIETLFRGAYPLNGNRSTQPAIKQRIAKAIAQNHKIDPNDQTIQTMVTIQQFKDRRMAEALIKGNKSTLLIAGNFHVNKAVGIPVHLADLGKHQFVVISLAKQLDDINAKESDYIWLLP, from the coding sequence ATGTTGTTTTCTTCTTTAAAATGGGTCAAAAAAATTGCGTTAGGGGCAGTATTAGCAGGGCTAATGGCGTGTCAATCCTTAGATGTTTCTCAAAAACGTATTTTTCACCCACAAACTAACCGCTATCTTACTCTCTCTGAGTTTGTGCAGGAAGTTCAAAATACGCCGATGATTTTACTCGGTGAAAAGCACGATAATTCTATTCATCATCAGGCAGAAATCGCCTTATTCCAACAACTTTATCAAACGGGCAAGTTGCACAGTGTCGCATTAGAAATGCTACCAAGTTCTCAACAGGCGGACATTGATCACGCCTTAGGATTACTTCGTCAAACCCCAAATGTAAGTAATTCAACGGTAAAACAAATATTACCGTGGACAGAAAAATGGGACTGGTCACAATATGGTGATTTAATCACGGCACTGAGTAATAGCAAAGTACAAGTGCTTGGCGGAAATTTAGACCGTAGCGAAATTGAAACATTATTTCGTGGAGCATATCCGCTAAATGGTAACCGTTCTACTCAGCCAGCGATTAAGCAACGTATTGCTAAGGCGATTGCCCAAAATCATAAAATTGATCCCAATGATCAAACCATTCAAACAATGGTAACTATTCAACAATTCAAAGATCGCCGAATGGCAGAAGCATTAATTAAAGGTAATAAATCAACTCTACTGATTGCAGGTAATTTTCACGTTAATAAAGCAGTGGGGATCCCTGTTCATTTGGCTGATTTAGGAAAACATCAGTTTGTCGTTATCAGTTTGGCGAAGCAACTTGATGATATAAATGCAAAGGAAAGTGATTATATTTGGCTATTGCCTTAA
- a CDS encoding cell envelope integrity protein TolA, with the protein MKVTQYRFVPTLMASVLAVALVGCSSSGSSYSPDHVADKAKQEEQKAKEKIAHERAEAEKVKAEADKQVKEQAEKAHLEAEKAKQEAEKARVEAEKTKAETDKRAKELEENVRLEADKAKEDAEKARLEAEQKVKEQKLAWRHYEVISSNDGGYKYEPTKLAGKEGVYYSSGPIVLSKGGKAVKLDNSELQYDRDFLKNGELDSNKVQHLEITDTDGTVLGKFQFVNQDYSSYATFVSAKPSNQYGSIDKIEPLAFYTAKLSTESQLAQQKGTFDYNGKAIGYQGGVKGGTPTQEAVADVHFEVNFDTKKIKGEMTNRFDGLTKNAFGLTKGWDKNDDPIYYPEHNDPTRSLILKETDIKVENGVVGFGHNGVVDSNAGIIAGGKLRDVTDYGGVFAGPNLENIVGQIGGGEERIMFGATKADAPKTEASKGEQK; encoded by the coding sequence ATGAAAGTAACACAATATCGTTTTGTTCCAACCTTAATGGCAAGTGTATTAGCTGTTGCTCTTGTTGGTTGTTCTTCAAGTGGCTCATCTTATTCACCAGATCACGTTGCAGATAAAGCTAAACAAGAAGAGCAAAAAGCAAAAGAAAAAATTGCTCATGAGCGTGCAGAGGCAGAAAAAGTTAAAGCAGAAGCGGATAAACAAGTGAAAGAGCAGGCAGAAAAAGCTCATTTAGAAGCTGAAAAGGCAAAACAAGAAGCAGAAAAAGCTCGTGTAGAGGCTGAGAAAACTAAGGCAGAAACAGATAAGAGGGCAAAAGAGTTAGAAGAAAATGTGCGTTTAGAAGCGGACAAAGCAAAAGAAGATGCAGAAAAAGCACGTTTGGAAGCTGAGCAAAAAGTTAAAGAGCAAAAATTAGCTTGGCGTCATTATGAGGTAATTAGTTCAAATGATGGTGGTTATAAATATGAACCTACTAAATTGGCTGGAAAAGAAGGCGTTTATTACTCTTCAGGCCCTATTGTATTATCAAAAGGCGGTAAAGCAGTAAAATTAGATAACTCAGAGTTGCAATATGATAGAGATTTCTTAAAAAATGGTGAGCTTGATTCGAACAAGGTTCAACATCTTGAGATTACAGATACTGATGGCACAGTATTAGGTAAGTTCCAATTTGTAAATCAAGATTATTCAAGTTATGCAACTTTTGTATCAGCTAAACCATCTAATCAGTATGGTAGTATTGATAAAATTGAACCTCTTGCGTTTTATACAGCAAAATTATCAACAGAATCTCAGCTAGCACAGCAAAAAGGTACTTTTGACTACAATGGTAAAGCAATTGGTTATCAAGGGGGGGTAAAAGGTGGAACACCAACACAAGAAGCTGTTGCTGATGTTCATTTTGAAGTTAATTTTGATACGAAAAAAATTAAAGGGGAAATGACAAACCGTTTTGACGGACTGACTAAAAATGCGTTTGGTTTAACTAAAGGTTGGGATAAAAATGATGATCCTATTTATTATCCAGAGCACAATGACCCTACTCGCTCACTGATTTTGAAAGAAACTGATATTAAAGTAGAAAATGGTGTTGTTGGCTTCGGTCATAACGGTGTCGTTGATAGCAATGCTGGGATTATAGCTGGTGGTAAATTACGTGATGTAACTGACTACGGCGGTGTATTTGCAGGCCCAAATCTTGAAAATATTGTTGGTCAGATTGGTGGCGGTGAAGAGCGTATTATGTTCGGTGCAACAAAAGCTGATGCCCCGAAAACAGAAGCTTCTAAAGGCGAACAGAAGTAG
- a CDS encoding TonB-dependent receptor domain-containing protein → MQLNRVTKGILFACACMTSGQLLAENSNSESVTDELQFDTLVISAQKVTPKQQMFGTVGAVSSVGEEKQMRSLDSVIRALPGTFTNINPTQGTVSVNIRGLSGFGRVNSMIDGVPQTFYGTSSNSSSRYHQEEGGYGPSSSFGAMIDPNFLARIDIKRGGSNHGADGINALSGSANMRTIGVDDVVMEGNRVGVLSKLSYGSNGIGPNGMLALGGKYSLAEHNTLGAFFAYSGSKSKANYKRGDGSYSGENDYVRRLDQKPESWLSKIEWNTEAQKLLLTGRGYRNNVGGRDTKNKSYALDYEYNPTSDLVNLKLLASTNRSDQIYHDDANIWLLTKAKTRNQADYIDLNNSSIFHFGEADLSLNYGVNLLKNKYVKNATGIDQDNEVYTPFAPKGKQSLRSGYITSDLNYKDFGVKAGLIYTDSVTRGYKPPCDVSNINNTIIPSNCTPVGAAHMKLTAKALMPSITFSYKVSDWFEPFVSYSRSMRVPNIQEIFFSNEGAGSMNPFLKPEYARTVEVGFNTKKENVWVNDDFLGIKLVGYQRQMKDEIYSDSFYMDPNIGLTNKLTDDVLPSFHAQMYRNALDKLNHRGVELDFNYDAGFVFANLAYSYQKSQLPPDVTATVSTGFGTTSVTEMPKHTATLTLGGRLLDKKLELGSTFKYTGRSKRYLPSGLQVEDSDLLQELPKMPIIIDFYTTYQLNKNVLLKMSVQNLMNRNYVDALNSLNSTSSQLTGVDSNDNYVYSFSNAARGRTYLVGAEIRF, encoded by the coding sequence ATGCAGTTAAATCGAGTAACAAAAGGGATTTTATTTGCTTGTGCGTGTATGACAAGCGGTCAGTTATTGGCAGAAAATAGTAATAGTGAATCAGTCACAGATGAGTTGCAGTTTGATACTTTGGTCATTTCAGCTCAAAAAGTAACGCCAAAGCAACAAATGTTTGGTACTGTTGGAGCGGTGAGCTCGGTTGGTGAAGAAAAGCAGATGCGAAGTTTAGATAGTGTCATTCGAGCTTTGCCAGGGACATTTACCAATATTAACCCAACGCAAGGAACGGTTTCAGTCAATATTCGTGGATTAAGTGGTTTTGGTCGTGTAAATAGTATGATTGATGGTGTTCCGCAGACCTTTTACGGAACATCATCAAATTCGTCCAGTCGTTACCATCAAGAAGAGGGTGGATATGGGCCTAGTAGCTCTTTTGGAGCGATGATTGATCCTAATTTCTTAGCGAGAATTGATATTAAACGAGGCGGATCAAATCACGGTGCAGACGGCATAAATGCGTTAAGTGGTAGTGCAAATATGCGTACTATTGGGGTTGATGATGTGGTTATGGAGGGCAATCGTGTAGGCGTGCTTTCAAAATTATCTTACGGCTCAAATGGTATTGGCCCAAATGGAATGTTGGCACTTGGTGGAAAATATTCTCTTGCTGAGCATAACACTCTAGGAGCATTTTTTGCGTATAGTGGGAGTAAAAGTAAAGCTAATTATAAACGTGGAGATGGTAGTTATTCAGGAGAAAATGATTATGTTCGCCGCTTAGATCAAAAGCCTGAATCGTGGTTAAGTAAAATTGAATGGAATACGGAAGCGCAAAAATTGCTCTTAACAGGGCGAGGTTATCGTAACAATGTTGGCGGACGTGATACTAAAAATAAAAGCTATGCGTTGGATTATGAATATAACCCGACATCTGATCTAGTAAATTTGAAATTATTAGCATCAACGAACCGAAGCGATCAGATCTATCACGATGATGCCAATATTTGGTTGCTCACTAAAGCAAAAACCAGAAACCAAGCAGATTATATTGATCTCAATAATAGCTCTATATTCCATTTTGGTGAAGCCGATCTCTCTTTAAATTATGGGGTTAATTTATTAAAAAATAAATACGTTAAAAATGCCACAGGGATTGATCAGGATAATGAAGTGTATACGCCATTTGCTCCGAAAGGTAAACAGTCGTTACGCAGTGGTTATATTACATCTGATTTAAACTACAAAGACTTTGGCGTAAAAGCAGGGTTGATTTATACGGATTCAGTAACACGGGGTTATAAACCGCCTTGTGATGTTTCTAATATCAATAATACAATCATTCCGTCTAACTGCACACCTGTTGGCGCTGCACATATGAAGTTGACAGCAAAGGCATTAATGCCATCTATTACTTTCTCTTATAAAGTGAGTGATTGGTTTGAACCTTTTGTGAGTTATAGCCGTTCAATGCGAGTGCCAAATATTCAAGAAATTTTCTTTAGTAATGAGGGCGCTGGTTCAATGAATCCATTCTTAAAACCAGAATATGCTCGCACTGTTGAAGTAGGTTTTAATACTAAAAAAGAAAATGTATGGGTAAATGATGATTTCTTAGGTATTAAATTAGTCGGCTATCAACGCCAAATGAAAGATGAAATTTATAGCGATTCATTCTATATGGATCCAAATATTGGTTTAACAAATAAATTAACAGATGATGTTTTACCTTCTTTCCATGCACAAATGTATCGTAATGCTCTAGACAAATTAAACCATCGAGGCGTTGAATTAGACTTCAATTACGATGCGGGTTTTGTATTTGCGAATTTAGCCTACTCTTATCAAAAATCACAATTACCACCTGATGTTACTGCAACGGTTAGTACAGGTTTTGGTACTACAAGTGTAACAGAAATGCCGAAGCATACAGCGACATTAACGCTTGGTGGTCGTTTATTAGATAAAAAGCTGGAGCTTGGTTCTACCTTTAAATATACGGGCAGATCAAAACGTTATTTACCTAGTGGGCTACAAGTAGAAGACTCTGATTTATTACAAGAGCTGCCGAAAATGCCTATCATCATAGATTTTTACACAACATACCAACTTAATAAAAACGTGTTGTTAAAAATGTCGGTTCAAAATCTGATGAACCGTAATTATGTCGATGCACTTAACTCATTAAATTCAACATCTTCCCAATTAACTGGGGTTGATTCTAATGATAATTATGTTTATTCATTTAGTAATGCGGCACGTGGACGGACATATTTAGTTGGTGCAGAGATTCGTTTTTAA
- a CDS encoding energy transducer TonB family protein: MIVSPPSFEQPKWLVAFVVVLVAHISLVWALANKATQVEQPLTLSAVMVEFAELPQSATKIEPVTIGPPQEIAVNSTAAASEPQPPTPEEPPKIVVEESPKVEKAEIVVKKQTKTKEKPKEKVKVEPKQNPQKVVKKLPEKPSKKQIPNQESVMKESTSNVNSRASSQTASAPPKGDESKNAAPSNSISEDRNLTQNWKAKVMAHLSRNQRYPQFAMDNGLGGTAFTAITIDGQGNVLNVTLKKSTGVSVLDDETLALVKRSSPLPIPPPHLRERASLVLPIPIRFDPQEFKKAHSR, encoded by the coding sequence ATGATTGTTAGCCCACCTTCTTTTGAACAGCCAAAATGGCTAGTTGCTTTTGTTGTAGTATTAGTTGCTCATATATCATTGGTATGGGCATTAGCCAATAAAGCTACACAAGTGGAACAACCCCTAACGCTTTCTGCGGTGATGGTCGAATTTGCTGAATTACCCCAATCGGCGACAAAAATTGAACCAGTTACGATTGGGCCACCGCAAGAAATAGCGGTGAATAGTACGGCAGCAGCTAGTGAGCCGCAGCCACCTACGCCTGAAGAGCCACCTAAAATTGTTGTGGAAGAATCGCCTAAGGTTGAAAAAGCCGAAATCGTAGTAAAAAAACAGACGAAAACGAAGGAAAAACCGAAAGAAAAAGTAAAGGTTGAGCCGAAACAAAATCCACAAAAAGTGGTGAAAAAATTGCCTGAAAAGCCTTCAAAAAAACAGATACCTAACCAAGAAAGCGTAATGAAAGAGAGTACCAGTAATGTTAATTCTCGTGCGTCTTCACAAACGGCATCAGCACCGCCGAAAGGTGATGAAAGTAAAAATGCCGCACCGAGTAACAGCATCTCTGAAGATCGCAATTTAACGCAAAATTGGAAAGCGAAAGTGATGGCACATTTAAGCCGTAACCAACGTTATCCACAATTTGCAATGGATAACGGTCTTGGCGGAACGGCTTTTACCGCTATTACTATTGATGGACAAGGCAATGTGCTAAATGTAACACTCAAGAAAAGCACAGGTGTTTCTGTGTTAGATGATGAAACGCTCGCCCTTGTCAAACGGTCTTCGCCTTTGCCAATACCGCCTCCACATTTGCGTGAACGGGCAAGCCTCGTTTTGCCAATCCCAATTCGTTTTGACCCTCAAGAGTTTAAAAAAGCGCATAGCCGTTAG
- a CDS encoding tetratricopeptide repeat protein — MMTASQLLNKGIKLLKQAEYDQAISKLTQALESITDTNTDIQLQLNIQHWLGRCYFEQAIKSPLNEAKPLFELAIEHYNNWLQLAESLTTENKAQEQINAQQALGYCYFKQAIKNPENEAKPLFQQAITHHEHQLKLAKELTTENNIQQQINAQYWLGRCYMEQAIKSSLNEAKPLFQQAIEHHKHQLELAKSLTTENNIQQQIYAQVWLGRCYLAQAIKSPLNEAKPLFQQAITHHEHQLELAKSLTTENNIQEQITAQTCLGHCYLSQTIKNPENEDNSLFNKAIEHYTNWLQLAEGLSAEKNAQAQINAQEFLDYCHFEFSNKSKKFDSYFKYKKEKISKQLSTHLQSNQLKKQIITILTVLSIEPVELKNIPLAHYTTPYVAELLFGLNKAENKQDSEKNKESSQEYILSPMRMNSATYMNDPSEGKSLLEFLDKPDISLENITQFPKRNAFFSCFSSRINDLNQFRLYGKENQIEASGCCLIFNKKRNWLKQPDIRQSFSFSERDTELQTESISDTISKNYPKLPLYQVAYLTYMDSYIDERKCTKFNNTNFAFCLHQVGNNSKWHKKREKELKKALNNLKEKIKSIDKFTPEQEADLEYIRYLFKDFAFRDEEEFRLLKMAEIGSDEIKICEKTQSIYVEYTDIRQMVDEVILGTNYERTDEKRKVEVFRHKMKQHLPEISVVHSSLPINFQ, encoded by the coding sequence ATGATGACCGCATCACAACTTCTTAATAAAGGTATTAAATTACTTAAACAAGCCGAATATGACCAAGCTATTTCCAAATTAACACAAGCTTTAGAAAGTATTACCGATACAAATACCGATATTCAATTACAACTTAATATTCAACATTGGCTCGGACGCTGCTATTTTGAACAGGCCATAAAAAGCCCATTAAATGAAGCTAAACCACTCTTTGAACTAGCGATTGAACACTATAATAATTGGCTACAACTAGCCGAAAGCCTTACCACTGAAAATAAAGCCCAAGAGCAAATCAATGCTCAACAAGCCCTCGGATATTGCTATTTCAAACAAGCCATAAAAAACCCAGAAAATGAAGCTAAACCACTCTTTCAACAAGCAATCACACACCACGAACATCAGCTAAAACTAGCCAAAGAACTTACTACTGAAAATAACATTCAACAGCAAATCAATGCTCAATATTGGCTCGGGCGTTGCTATATGGAACAAGCCATAAAAAGCTCATTAAATGAAGCTAAACCACTCTTTCAACAAGCAATTGAACATCATAAACATCAGCTAGAACTAGCCAAAAGCCTCACCACTGAAAATAACATTCAACAGCAAATCTATGCTCAAGTCTGGCTCGGACGTTGCTATCTGGCACAAGCCATAAAAAGCCCGTTAAATGAAGCTAAGCCACTCTTTCAACAAGCAATCACACACCATGAACATCAGCTAGAACTAGCCAAAAGCCTCACCACTGAAAATAACATTCAAGAACAAATTACTGCTCAAACCTGTCTTGGGCATTGCTATTTAAGCCAAACAATAAAAAACCCAGAAAATGAGGATAATTCACTATTTAATAAAGCAATTGAACACTATACTAATTGGTTACAACTAGCTGAAGGGCTCTCAGCTGAAAAGAATGCTCAAGCACAAATAAACGCTCAAGAATTTCTAGATTATTGCCACTTTGAATTCTCTAATAAATCAAAAAAGTTTGACAGTTATTTTAAATATAAAAAAGAGAAGATTAGCAAGCAACTCTCCACACACCTACAATCTAATCAATTAAAAAAGCAAATTATTACTATCTTAACAGTATTATCTATTGAGCCTGTTGAATTAAAAAATATCCCATTAGCTCACTACACAACGCCTTATGTTGCAGAACTTTTATTTGGACTAAACAAAGCAGAAAATAAACAAGATAGCGAAAAAAATAAAGAAAGTTCTCAGGAATATATTCTTAGCCCAATGCGAATGAATAGTGCAACATATATGAATGATCCTTCAGAAGGTAAATCATTATTAGAATTTCTTGATAAGCCTGATATTTCCTTAGAAAACATTACACAATTTCCAAAAAGAAATGCATTTTTTAGCTGTTTTTCTAGCCGTATCAATGATCTTAACCAATTCCGCTTATATGGTAAGGAAAATCAAATAGAAGCTTCAGGGTGCTGTTTAATATTTAATAAAAAAAGAAATTGGTTAAAACAGCCCGATATTCGCCAGAGTTTTTCTTTTTCCGAAAGAGATACTGAATTACAAACAGAAAGTATATCTGATACTATATCTAAAAATTATCCCAAACTTCCTCTTTATCAAGTTGCTTATCTTACCTATATGGATAGTTATATTGATGAACGGAAATGCACAAAATTTAATAATACAAATTTTGCATTCTGTTTACACCAAGTAGGAAATAATTCTAAATGGCATAAAAAAAGAGAAAAAGAACTGAAAAAAGCTCTTAATAATTTAAAAGAAAAAATAAAAAGTATAGACAAATTTACTCCAGAACAAGAAGCAGATTTAGAATATATTCGCTATCTTTTTAAAGATTTTGCTTTTCGAGATGAAGAAGAATTTCGCTTGTTAAAAATGGCAGAAATTGGCTCTGATGAAATAAAAATTTGTGAGAAAACACAATCTATTTATGTAGAATATACCGATATTCGCCAAATGGTTGATGAAGTTATTCTCGGTACCAACTACGAAAGGACAGATGAAAAACGCAAAGTGGAAGTTTTCCGTCATAAAATGAAACAGCATTTACCAGAAATTAGCGTTGTTCACTCATCATTACCTATCAACTTCCAGTAA
- the exbD gene encoding TonB system transport protein ExbD, whose product MTNLPSEQDQELSEINVTPFIDVMLVLLIIFMVTVPLTTVTVPLDLPVAQEQPTPPTDKPLILSLNKEKQLFLGDESIAEENLVELLNVKTERNLETVIFFQADKEVNYESLLQVISRLRQGGYLKIGLVGLEDGNQAEK is encoded by the coding sequence ATGACGAATTTACCGTCCGAGCAGGATCAAGAGCTAAGTGAAATCAACGTTACCCCGTTTATTGATGTGATGTTAGTTTTGCTGATTATTTTTATGGTTACCGTGCCATTAACCACCGTAACCGTTCCCCTTGATCTGCCAGTTGCTCAGGAACAGCCAACACCACCAACGGATAAACCGCTTATTCTTTCTCTGAATAAAGAGAAACAACTTTTTTTAGGTGATGAATCGATAGCAGAAGAAAACTTAGTCGAATTATTGAATGTAAAAACGGAACGTAATTTAGAGACCGTCATCTTTTTCCAAGCGGATAAAGAGGTTAATTATGAAAGTTTACTGCAAGTGATTAGCCGTTTACGTCAAGGGGGCTATTTGAAAATTGGTTTAGTCGGTTTGGAAGACGGTAATCAGGCGGAAAAATGA
- the tldD gene encoding metalloprotease TldD, whose translation MLNAVSKSLLAPSGLELSNLASVLDIFSDRQIDYGDLYFQLSQDESWSLEDGIIKEGGFYIDRGVGVRAVSGEKTGFAYADQISLNQLQQCAMAARSISQTSGRLLVNNFTNVTACRRYPAINPLESLSREQKVELLHLVDRVARTEDPRVIQVNANLSAVYEEMLVAATDGTLAADIRPLVRLSVSVLVEQNGKRERGGAGAGGRFGLNWFFDLHSTGDSRAVFLAKEAVRQAVVNLGAVVAPAGAMPMVLGAGWPGILLHEAVGHGLEGDFNRKESSLFTGRIGELVASPLCTIVDDGTVENMRGSITVDDEGVPSQRNVLIENGILKGYMQDKMNARLMGVAPTGNGRRESYAHLPMPRMTNTYMTEGNHEFDEMIDSIDFGLYAPHFSGGQVDITSGKFVFSTAEAYLIEKGKITKPVTGATLIGSGIEAMQQVSMVGKKMELDLGIGTCGKEGQSVPVGVGQPCIKLDKITVGGRG comes from the coding sequence ATGTTAAATGCTGTTTCTAAAAGTCTGCTCGCACCGAGTGGGCTTGAATTATCTAATCTAGCCAGCGTGCTAGATATTTTTTCGGATCGTCAAATTGATTATGGCGACCTCTATTTTCAGTTAAGCCAAGATGAAAGCTGGTCGTTGGAAGACGGTATTATCAAAGAAGGCGGTTTTTATATTGATCGGGGCGTGGGCGTGCGTGCGGTCTCGGGGGAGAAAACGGGTTTCGCTTATGCCGATCAAATTTCGCTAAATCAGTTGCAACAGTGTGCAATGGCGGCTCGTTCGATTAGCCAAACAAGCGGTCGGTTATTGGTAAATAATTTCACCAATGTAACCGCTTGTCGCCGTTATCCTGCAATCAATCCTCTTGAGAGCCTAAGCCGTGAGCAAAAAGTGGAGTTGCTACATTTGGTGGATCGGGTAGCTCGGACGGAAGACCCCCGTGTTATTCAGGTTAATGCAAATTTATCTGCCGTGTATGAAGAGATGTTGGTTGCTGCGACCGATGGCACGTTGGCGGCAGATATTCGACCGCTTGTTCGGTTGTCTGTGTCTGTATTGGTTGAGCAAAACGGTAAACGAGAGCGAGGCGGTGCGGGTGCTGGCGGGCGTTTCGGGCTGAATTGGTTCTTTGACTTACACTCTACGGGGGATAGCCGAGCTGTATTTTTAGCCAAAGAAGCAGTACGACAAGCGGTGGTTAATTTAGGTGCAGTAGTAGCCCCTGCTGGCGCAATGCCTATGGTGTTAGGGGCGGGGTGGCCCGGTATTTTACTACACGAAGCCGTTGGGCACGGGCTAGAGGGTGATTTTAACCGTAAAGAGTCTTCATTATTTACAGGCAGAATTGGTGAATTAGTAGCCTCACCGTTGTGTACTATTGTTGATGACGGTACGGTAGAAAATATGCGAGGCTCAATTACGGTTGATGATGAAGGTGTACCATCGCAACGTAATGTATTGATTGAAAACGGAATTTTGAAAGGTTATATGCAGGATAAAATGAACGCTCGGTTAATGGGCGTTGCGCCAACGGGTAATGGTCGTCGTGAATCTTATGCACATTTACCAATGCCTCGTATGACAAATACTTATATGACGGAAGGTAATCACGAGTTTGATGAGATGATCGATTCTATCGACTTTGGGCTTTATGCTCCGCATTTTAGTGGCGGGCAAGTGGATATTACGTCAGGTAAATTTGTATTTTCAACGGCAGAAGCCTACTTGATTGAGAAAGGTAAAATCACCAAACCTGTAACTGGTGCAACCTTAATTGGTAGTGGAATTGAGGCAATGCAACAGGTGTCAATGGTCGGTAAAAAAATGGAGCTTGATCTTGGTATTGGTACTTGTGGAAAAGAAGGGCAAAGCGTCCCCGTTGGTGTCGGACAACCTTGTATTAAACTAGATAAAATCACCGTAGGCGGCAGAGGGTAG